Proteins encoded in a region of the Stieleria neptunia genome:
- a CDS encoding alpha/beta fold hydrolase: MKILFLHGWNSVVGGVKPTFLKDAGHEVINPALDDDDFDAAVRTAQAEYNRHPPDVVVGSSRGGAVAMNIQSESTPLVLLCPAWKNWGRATTIKPNTIILHSRVYWGKLVKNASPSLCW; encoded by the coding sequence ATGAAGATCCTTTTCCTCCACGGCTGGAACAGCGTCGTTGGCGGTGTGAAACCGACGTTCCTGAAGGACGCCGGGCACGAGGTCATCAATCCGGCTCTGGATGACGATGACTTTGACGCTGCCGTACGCACCGCCCAAGCCGAGTACAATCGACATCCACCCGATGTTGTCGTCGGTAGCTCCCGCGGCGGGGCGGTCGCCATGAACATCCAGTCGGAAAGCACCCCGTTGGTCTTGCTCTGCCCGGCATGGAAGAATTGGGGCAGGGCCACGACCATCAAGCCGAACACGATCATCCTGCATTCACGCGTCTACTGGGGAAAGCTGGTCAAAAACGCCTCGCCGTCCCTGTGCTGGTAG